The DNA window GTCGATCACGGCGCTGATTCGGCCGCGGTCGACCAGGATGTTGGCCGGGTGCAGGTCCCCGTGCAGCCACAGCGGCGGACCGTCCCAAGCAGGTGTAGCGGCGGCCGCCTCCCAGATCCGCAGTGCGGCGACACGGTCAGCCGGATCGACGTGCGCCAGCCCGGCCAGGACTCCCTCGGCGCGCCCGGCCAGTGGAATCCCGCGAAACGGGTTGACGGGCGCCTCCGAAGGAGCCGGGGCATGCAGCGCGCCCAAGAAACCGCCGAGCGTCGCCGCGGCCGACCAGAGGTCGTCGGGCTTCGACCGCGCCGCGATCCGGCCCGGGAAAAACGGCACGACACTCCATGACCACGGGTACTGAGTCGTCGGCTGCCCGACACGCACCGGCGCTGGCACCGGCAACGGCAGGCGGCCGGCCAATTCCGGCAACCACCGCTGCTCGTGCGCAACGAGTTCGGCGGCCATGGCGCGCCGCGGCAACCGGACCAGGAACTCCTCACCAAGCCGACACACAAGGTTGTCCCAGCCGTTGGCCAGGACCTCGACCGGCAAGTCCGCTAGATCGGGGTGCTGCTGATCGAGCAGACGACGCACCAGTTCGACAGAGACTGGGACCTCCGCAGCGGGCATTCGGTGAACTGTCACAGCGAGAACCCTACGACCGCACCCCGGCGCGCTTGGAAGCCAGTCAAGGAAATGGCTCGGCCGTGCAAGGCCATCACATGATCCGCCGGACACCCCCTATAGCCCACGCCCAGATCCTTAAACGAGCGGGCCGAGCTGGGCGTCACCGACCCTTGCCATTCGTTGTCGCGGATCTTCGCCCGGCCGGGTGTCCCCTCCCCCACGATAATTTGGGTGATCGGCGACGAGGTCTACGGCGCCGACCCCAGCCTGCGCGGCGACCTCGAGCAGCGTGGGATCGGCTACGTCCTGGCGGTCGGATGCGACCGACGCGCGGCCGTCAACGACGGCCGCACACTGATCCGCGTCGACGAGCACACCGACCCGATCCCCCGACGCGAGTGACAGCAGCACTCTGCACAAGTCTTGACAATTGCTCGGCGCTCTACGGCGCATCTCCCTGTTGCCGGTCCGTGCCCCCAGAAGAAGCCGAGGGCATGTCTGTGGCCGTCATGCGGCGACCACTCCAGGCCGTCACCTCGACTCCCGCCGAGTCACCACCAAGCACGTTTCTGTGCCTGGCCCAGCCATAGTGCCGCCCTGGTGACCACTCTGCTCGACTCCACTGCCGGCGACTCGCAGTCGGCTCACTCTTGAGCCTTCCCACGAGGTGGTCGACGGGTGTATACGTGTGTAAATCGATTTGCGCAGTGGCAATGGATCGGCTCGCCACGGGCGGCCAGCGCTGTGACAGTGGTCGCCTGACCCTGTCACAGCACCTCAGGCCCGGTTCTTCGAACAACTCGGTGAAGGAGAATGCGATGGCAGGTCAGGGAGGTCTCCGTCGGAGGTCGTTCCTCTTCGGCGGCATGGGAGCCGCGGTGCTGCTGGGTGGTGGTGCGTCGCAGTTCATGAACATGAGAGCGGCTTGGGCGGCACCGACAGGCAACCTGTATCAGGCGGCGCTGGCCAAGGGGATCCGGTACGGCTCCTCGACCGCGACGTGGCAGGTGCAGCCGGACCCCGACTACGCGGCGCTGTATGCGCGCGAGAGTGGGATGCTGCTCACCGAGGACGACCTGCTGTGGTATCGACTCAAGCCAACGCAGACCGCGCCCCTGGACTTCAGCTACGGCGACCAGATCGTGTCGTTCGCCGCCGGCAACGCTCAGCCGGTGCTCGCGGCGCACCTGGCCTGGGACGAGGGACTGGGTGACGGGTGGGAACCGGACGCCCTCTACAACCTCAGCACCCAGGACGCGCGCGACCTTCTGTTCGGGACGATCCAGCAGGAGGTCACGCACTATGCCGGCCGGGTGAAGGCCTGGGTGGTGGCCAATGAGGTAACCGACGGGCGGCGCAAGGACGCCAACGGGTTCTGGACGGTCGAGCCCTGGTACCAGACGATCGGGCCGACCTTCGTCGAGGAGGCGTTCAACCTCGCCCACCAGTGTGACCCGAACGCTCTGCTTCTCATCAACGACTTCGGATTCGAGACCGGGTCGGACGCGGTGGCTCGGCGGACGTCGATGCTCAAGGCCATCGACTATCTGAAGAGCAAGAACGTCCCGGTGCACGCGCTGGGGATCCAGGCACACCTGAATGCGAACGGGTTCAGCCGGCAATTCGATATAGCGGCCTACCGGACCTTCCTGTCGGACGTCGCGGCGCGGGGGCTGTCCATCTTCATCACCGAGATGGATGTTCAGGACGACGGCCTGAAGGCGGACATCCCCAGCCGTGACGCGGGTGTGGCGAACGTGTACGCGCAATATCTGTCCGTGGCCCTTCAGGAGCCCGCGGTTAAGGTCGTGCTCAACTTCGGGCTGAGCGACCGCTACACGTGGTTGCAGGAGGACTTCCCGCGCAAGGATGGAGCCGCGCGCCGGCCGCTGCCCTTCGACGAGAACCTCCAGCCGAAGCCGGCCTACACCGCGATCCTGCAGGCCTTCCAGAACGCTCCGGCACGCACACCACTGTGATCAGATTCGGCAAAGTGCACTCTCAGGCTCTGACCGGCGCAAACGCGCCGGTCAGAGCCTGGGACCCAGATAGCGGTGGCCACCCGAGGGCTCCTCACGCGCCACCGGATCGGCACGGATCATCAGAGTCGGTCGCCGTAGGTCTCCACGGCGTTGTCGCTGCTCACCCGCTGCCTGATCGCTGGCGGCAACGACGCCAGGGCGTGCCGCGGGTCGTCGAAGTCCCAGTGCGGGTAGTCGGAGCTGAACATCAGGGTACGGTCCGCGCGAGCGATCTCGCAGAGCACGTGCAGGTGGTGGCGGCGCTTCGGCTCCGGGAGTGGCTGCGTGGTGAACCGGACGTGATCCACGACGTACTCGCTGGGCAGTCGTCTCACCCACGGCACCTCGTCGCGCAGGCCCTTGACGTTCTTGTCGAGCCGCCACATCACGTCGGGGATCCAGCCCAGCCCGCCCTCGGTGATGATCACCTTGAGGTTCGGGAAGCGCTCGAAGACCCCGTGGCAGACTAGGCTGATCACGTTCGCCTGGAACACCTGGCTGAGCCCGCTGTGCCACTCGACGTAGTACGTCGGTGTCCCGCCTGCCATCGGCGGCGAGGTACGGAAGACGCCTTCGCCCGAGTTGGGGTGGACGGCGACCGGAAGGCCCACCTCGTTCGCGGCCTCGTAGATCGGGTAATAGTGCCGCAGCCCCATCAGGATGCCGGTGAGCGGCAGCAGCACGCCGACGAAGCGTTCGTCCTCGGCCGCGCGCCGGATCTCCTGGGCCGCCAGCACCGGGTCCTGGGCACCGACCACGATGTAGCCGCGGTACCGGTCGTCGGCATCGAGCCAGGTCGTGGCCAGCCACTGGTTGTACGCCGAGGCGATCATCGCTGCGGCATCCGGGTCGGGCATGGCCCCGAGCCCGAGCACCTCGCCGCCGATGAGCACCGCACGGTCGATACCGTTGCCGTCGAGCAGCTGTTGCGCCGTGAAGGCCGGGTCGGCGCCCGGCGCGGACCCGTCCGGCGCACGGGCGTCGTCGCGGAGCACCCCGGCCGGGTTGAGGTAGAGCATGTTCCGCGGGATCGACACCGCCTCGCGGTGCCCGATCGTGGTGAGGCTACGGCGCTCGTCGAGGCCCAGGCGACGCTGCGCGGCCTGGGAAAGGAACGGCCGGAGCTCCCCGAGGCCGCTCTTGGTGATCGGGTGGACGTCGCAGTCGACGAGTCGGTAGCGGCTCGGTGCGGCCGCCTCGGCGATGGGCTGGTCGAGCAGGTCGGCCATGGGAACTCCTGTCCGGACAGTCGTTGCGGAGATGGCTCGAAGCCGCCAAAGTTATGCATAGCAAATCGATTGGCAGGTCGGTAGACGGATCAGTGGGTGGGCCGCATGGAAGTTCGGGTCGGCAGCGTCGAGGAGGTGCGCCGGGACGGGTGCAGGATCGTCGAGGTGAACGGGCGGTCGGTCGGCGTCATCAGCATCGGCGAGGAGTTCTTCGCGATCATCGACAGGTGCCCGCACATGGGTGCGTCGATGTGCGCGGGCTCGCTGAGCGGTACCTTCGTCGCCTCCGAGCCGCACGAGTACGTCTACGGCAAGGCCGGCCGGGTGATCCGCTGCCCCTGGCACGGCTGGGAGTTCGACCTCGAGAGCGGCCGGTCGCTCCTGGAGCCGAAACGCTTCGGACTCAAGACCTACCGGGTCACCCAGCTGGACGGCGAGGTCGTGCTGCACGCCTGAGCATCACTGGGCACCGCGCTATCGGAGCTTGACGACCTGCCCCAGATTCGAGGAACGGTAGCCCGCCAGCGCGACCTCCAGGGCGCGCACGCCGTCCTGCCCCGTCGCACACGGGTCCTCAATCACGCCTGCGCGCACCGACGCGAGGAACGCCTCGATCATCGCCCGATCGGCGTCCTCGGCGAACGACGCCTGACGCAGGCCCCGCGGACCGCCCTCACCGGCGCTGATGACGTTCAGCGCCTCGGCCCCGTCGGTGATCTCCAGCGAGCCCTCGGTGCCGACCAGGCGGAGGTAGAAGTCGTAGTCGTGCGGGTGATTCGCCGGCACCGACCAGCTCGGGTCGATGCTGCCGACCGCACCGTTCTCCAGGCGCAACGAGACCACCGCGACGTCCTCGACGTCGAGGTTCCAGAGCAGCGACCCGGCCTCGGCCGACACCTCGGTCACTTCGAGCCCGCTGACGTGCCGCATCACGTCGGTGACGTGGACGGAGTGGTCGATGAGCGCCCCTCCGCCGGCGGCCACCGGGTCGGTGATCCAGCCGGGGTACGCCGGGGGCAGCGGCGGGCGGCCGCGGTTGCCACCGACCAGGCCGATCAGATCGCCCAACCGGCCGTCGCGGACCGCCGTACGCGCCCGCTCGACCATGGGCAGGAAGCGGGACACGAACGGCTGGTGCAGCTGCACGCCCGCGGCCGCGCAGGCGGCGACCATCGCCTCGCCGTCCTCGACCGTCGTGGCGATCGGTTTCTCGCACAAGACGTGCTTGCCGTGGGCGGCGGCGAGCTCGACGTGGACGCGGTGCTCGTCGTTGGCGCTGCACACCAGCACGGCGTCCACCGCGGGCGAGGCCAGCAGCGCCTCGGCGTCGCCGGTGAGTGGTACGCCGAAATCCTGGCGGATCCAGCGGGTGTGCTCGGGCTCGGGATCGTACAGGCCCACGACGCAGGCGTTCGGCGACGCGGTCAGCGCCCGCGAGTAGGCCCACACGTGGCCCATGTGCGCGGCGCCGAGGATCGCGACGCCGACCGGCTTGCGGCTCATCAAAGCTCCCACCTGATCAGGTCGATCGTCTGGCCGGTGCGGGCCGATTCGAGGGCGGCGAGTGCCGTGCGCAGCGACTCGACCGCCTCGACGGCGGGCACCGGCGGGGGTCCGCCGTCGCGGCAGGCCTGGAAGAACGCGCTCAGCTCGTGGGTGAACTCGCGGTCGCCGAGCACGTCCCACCACTCCGAGTCACCGTCGTGGGCGTGCAGTACGCCGCCGATCATGTGGTCGTAGTCCCACGACAGCTGGCCATCGGTGCCGGTGATCTCGGCCCGGAGCTTGAAGCCGCGCGAGGCCGGGTGGGCCCAGCTGCACTCGATGTGGGCGATGGCGCCGTTCTCGTAGCGGACCGTCGTCAGGGTGTAGGTCAGCGCGCCCGCGTCGCTGTCGGCCGCCATGCAGTGCACGCGTACGGCGGGACTGCCGATCACCCACCGGGCGTAGTCGAAACTGTGCACGGCCTGGTCGAGCAGCGGACCACCGGATGTCGCGGGGTCGGCGAGCCATCCCCCCTCGCTCCACCCAGGTAGCGAGGTCGTCGTCGAGTGGCTGAGCATACGTACGAGCCCGATTTCGCCCGACGCCGCCAGGTCGCGGGCGAGCCGGTGGTCCGGGCCGTAGCGGGCCACCTGCCCGATCGAGAGCAGGCCGGGCGCGGCGTCGGCGGCCGCGAGGACGCGGCGCGCCTCGTCCATGGTGCGCGTGATCGGCTTCTCGCACAGCACGTGCCGGCCCGCCCGAAGGGCGGCGATCGTGGCGTCGGCGTGGGCGGTCGGCGGCGTGCAGATGTCGACGACGTCGACGCCGAGGTCGAGCAGCGCGTAGAGGTCCGGCACGACTTTCGCGCCGTGCCGGTCGGCGATCCGCTCGGCCTTGCCCCGGACCGTGTCGGCAACGGCGGCCAGCCGGACGCCCGGGGAGTCGCGGTAGGCGTGCGCGTGGACGCCGGCGATCATGCCGGCCCCGAGCAGGCCGACCGTCAGCTCGCCGGTCATCGCGCACGGCCCGCGATGGACGGCGCCTCCGTGTGGAGGTCGGGCCCGAAGAACAGGAATACCACGAGGTCCTCGCTTCCGGTGTTGGCGACCTCGTGCTCGCGGGTCGCCGCGTCGTGGGTGACCACCAGTTCGTCCCGGCCCGGCTCGCCGCCGCGCACCTCATGCCCGGCGAGCCTGCCGTCACCGGTCCAGGCGAAGACGCTGTAGACGCCGGGCTCGCGCAGCCGGTGGACGCCGCCCGGCGGGACGACGAGACGCTTCCCGGCGTACTTGCTGGTGTTGTAGAAGACCCAGGTCTCCTCGCCATCGCCGTCCGCGCCGACGACGGGCTGCGGGCTCAGGTGGCGGTTCTCGTAGAACCACGGGTCGCCGTTGACCTCCCAGTCCACGAAGCCGAGCGGGAACCGCTCGCCGTGCTTGTCGCGGTCCCGCGGCCGGACGTCCTTGAACAGCAGGTCCTTGGAGATGATCCGGCCGGCGTTCAATGCCTGGAACATCGACAGGACGTCGGAGTCCTCCTGCAACTCGAGGGTGAGAGCCGTGCCGGGGGCGTGCAGCACGCCGGACGGCACATGGAATCCCTCGCCGGCTACCTGCAGCTCCGCGCGGGCATGCCGAAGGATCAGGTCGCTGTCCCAGTCGACGAGGTAGGGCAACAGCACCTCGTGCGCCGACTGCTCCGCGATCCACGGGTGCACGCCGAAGAACGTCTCCGGGTGCGCGC is part of the Micromonospora halotolerans genome and encodes:
- a CDS encoding aminoglycoside phosphotransferase family protein, whose product is MPAAEVPVSVELVRRLLDQQHPDLADLPVEVLANGWDNLVCRLGEEFLVRLPRRAMAAELVAHEQRWLPELAGRLPLPVPAPVRVGQPTTQYPWSWSVVPFFPGRIAARSKPDDLWSAAATLGGFLGALHAPAPSEAPVNPFRGIPLAGRAEGVLAGLAHVDPADRVAALRIWEAAAATPAWDGPPLWLHGDLHPANILVDRGRISAVIDFGDITSGDPATDLSVAWMLFTAEQRAALRQTYGRADDATWERSRGWALVLSLVFLTHSADNPLMRGIGERAFRAVLN
- a CDS encoding endo-1,4-beta-xylanase, translated to MAGQGGLRRRSFLFGGMGAAVLLGGGASQFMNMRAAWAAPTGNLYQAALAKGIRYGSSTATWQVQPDPDYAALYARESGMLLTEDDLLWYRLKPTQTAPLDFSYGDQIVSFAAGNAQPVLAAHLAWDEGLGDGWEPDALYNLSTQDARDLLFGTIQQEVTHYAGRVKAWVVANEVTDGRRKDANGFWTVEPWYQTIGPTFVEEAFNLAHQCDPNALLLINDFGFETGSDAVARRTSMLKAIDYLKSKNVPVHALGIQAHLNANGFSRQFDIAAYRTFLSDVAARGLSIFITEMDVQDDGLKADIPSRDAGVANVYAQYLSVALQEPAVKVVLNFGLSDRYTWLQEDFPRKDGAARRPLPFDENLQPKPAYTAILQAFQNAPARTPL
- a CDS encoding amidohydrolase family protein yields the protein MADLLDQPIAEAAAPSRYRLVDCDVHPITKSGLGELRPFLSQAAQRRLGLDERRSLTTIGHREAVSIPRNMLYLNPAGVLRDDARAPDGSAPGADPAFTAQQLLDGNGIDRAVLIGGEVLGLGAMPDPDAAAMIASAYNQWLATTWLDADDRYRGYIVVGAQDPVLAAQEIRRAAEDERFVGVLLPLTGILMGLRHYYPIYEAANEVGLPVAVHPNSGEGVFRTSPPMAGGTPTYYVEWHSGLSQVFQANVISLVCHGVFERFPNLKVIITEGGLGWIPDVMWRLDKNVKGLRDEVPWVRRLPSEYVVDHVRFTTQPLPEPKRRHHLHVLCEIARADRTLMFSSDYPHWDFDDPRHALASLPPAIRQRVSSDNAVETYGDRL
- a CDS encoding Rieske (2Fe-2S) protein; the encoded protein is MEVRVGSVEEVRRDGCRIVEVNGRSVGVISIGEEFFAIIDRCPHMGASMCAGSLSGTFVASEPHEYVYGKAGRVIRCPWHGWEFDLESGRSLLEPKRFGLKTYRVTQLDGEVVLHA
- a CDS encoding Gfo/Idh/MocA family protein, coding for MSRKPVGVAILGAAHMGHVWAYSRALTASPNACVVGLYDPEPEHTRWIRQDFGVPLTGDAEALLASPAVDAVLVCSANDEHRVHVELAAAHGKHVLCEKPIATTVEDGEAMVAACAAAGVQLHQPFVSRFLPMVERARTAVRDGRLGDLIGLVGGNRGRPPLPPAYPGWITDPVAAGGGALIDHSVHVTDVMRHVSGLEVTEVSAEAGSLLWNLDVEDVAVVSLRLENGAVGSIDPSWSVPANHPHDYDFYLRLVGTEGSLEITDGAEALNVISAGEGGPRGLRQASFAEDADRAMIEAFLASVRAGVIEDPCATGQDGVRALEVALAGYRSSNLGQVVKLR
- a CDS encoding Gfo/Idh/MocA family protein, whose product is MTGELTVGLLGAGMIAGVHAHAYRDSPGVRLAAVADTVRGKAERIADRHGAKVVPDLYALLDLGVDVVDICTPPTAHADATIAALRAGRHVLCEKPITRTMDEARRVLAAADAAPGLLSIGQVARYGPDHRLARDLAASGEIGLVRMLSHSTTTSLPGWSEGGWLADPATSGGPLLDQAVHSFDYARWVIGSPAVRVHCMAADSDAGALTYTLTTVRYENGAIAHIECSWAHPASRGFKLRAEITGTDGQLSWDYDHMIGGVLHAHDGDSEWWDVLGDREFTHELSAFFQACRDGGPPPVPAVEAVESLRTALAALESARTGQTIDLIRWEL